The region CAAGCAAGTTAATGTGCAGCATGGCATTGTGACTGCTGAAGGCTTTGAAAAGCTAAGAAGCTTGAGCCAAGCGTGTATGCAAGGATTGCTTTCCATGCGGCCCAAGTTTACTGATATCGCTTCACAGCTCGATGCTTTATGCAGTGAAATATAAAATGGCTTGATTTTGACTTATTCTAATATGTTACAATTTGGAATAATTAATTATTAACTTTTGATAGATAAGACTGAGATGACGAAAGAATTATTAAGCCGTTGTGGCGGTAAGTGTGAATTATGCGGCGGTGAATCTACATTGGCCGCCTTTGAGTTACCAGAGTCTACAGGCTATGGTGATGCACGTATCATGATTTGTGACACTTGTACTGGTCAAATCAAAGACATATCGACTGTTGACATGAATCACTGGCGTTGTCTCAATGAGAGTATGTGGACGCCAGTGCCTGCGGTGCAGGTGATGGCATGGCGCATGCTAAAACAAATAAGTTCAGAAGCCTGGGCACGAGATCTGCTTGATATCTTGTATCTTGATGAGGATACACAAGCGTGGGCTGAAGCGGGTATTGAAGAAGTCGATGAAGATTTTGTGCCTCATAAAGACAGCAATGGTGCCTTATTAGAGGCGGGTGATAATGTGGTGATTATTAAAGATCTGAATGTTAAAGGCACCACCTTTACCGCTAAGCGTGGCACCACTGTCCGTGGGATATCGTTAACAAACAATCCTGAGCACATCGAAGGTCGTGTTAATGGTACGCGTATCGTTATTTTGACTTGCTTCGTTAAAAAAGTGCCAGTAGGTGAAGAGTAATCGTCATTATTTGTTGTGGTGATATACCGCTGCCATCTTGTCGATGGTAGCGGTTTTTTTTATGGTGTTAAATACTAGAATGACAAAAAGGAAAATAGATGAAAATTTGGGTTGATGCTGATGCTTGCCCTGGGGTGATAAAAGAGATGTTATTCAGAGTGGCCGATAGAGCAAAAGTGGACGTTGTTTTAGTGGCCAATCATTCGATACGTATACCACCATCGCGGTTTATTACTATGGTAACGGTAGCATCGGGGTTTGATGTGGCCGATGACGAAATTGTTGCGCGTTTGTCTGCAGGAGATTTAGTCATCACTGCTGATATTCCCTTAGCATCAGAGGTGATAGA is a window of Shewanella sp. VB17 DNA encoding:
- a CDS encoding alkylphosphonate utilization protein, encoding MTKELLSRCGGKCELCGGESTLAAFELPESTGYGDARIMICDTCTGQIKDISTVDMNHWRCLNESMWTPVPAVQVMAWRMLKQISSEAWARDLLDILYLDEDTQAWAEAGIEEVDEDFVPHKDSNGALLEAGDNVVIIKDLNVKGTTFTAKRGTTVRGISLTNNPEHIEGRVNGTRIVILTCFVKKVPVGEE
- a CDS encoding YaiI/YqxD family protein; translated protein: MKIWVDADACPGVIKEMLFRVADRAKVDVVLVANHSIRIPPSRFITMVTVASGFDVADDEIVARLSAGDLVITADIPLASEVIDKGGVALNPRGELYTEQNIKSILNMRDFMDTMRASGVHTGGPAAIGPSEKQAFGNQLDRFVTKHHKPIDCKPS